In Procambarus clarkii isolate CNS0578487 chromosome 36, FALCON_Pclarkii_2.0, whole genome shotgun sequence, one DNA window encodes the following:
- the LOC123749220 gene encoding uncharacterized protein, protein MDPSITITITITITITITITTITITITITIITIAQLDSTTTITTTITTTITTITTTTTTTTTITTITTTTTTTTTITTTSQTPLNPIISQHLPQVAVRCEGNIDSTEIATLSPEALSFDPSKQEPQEEQEPLEEEETLEEEKEERTKEDLTSEREEYKVKKGRKKDENGELDNTNTAWLEQATASLPKPEALQGGRPGLPLQAGATFGAHQPLQGGTLGTHQPPQGGTLGTHQALQGGTLGTHQALQGGTLGTHQPLQGGTLGTHQALQGGTLGTHQPLQGLHLGRIPPSCALCSRERNLCRIISGIFTRSPLPYGYSLVTPVPAGVCNLTITEMKPSKNFFALRRSDGTYVLNGNWDIQASGEYIAAGTTFLYTPSSDDHGEQLSAPGPLKEPIDFMLISQSPNPGVKYEYRVPLPEYLGSSSSSGLNPPSGSLGSSPGGLRPHMGAQLTPFQPLPQGTSSWRLKEHQYRSQESKLRWREPRRSWIVSVWQREYRASSRQLRAIS, encoded by the exons atggac CcttctatcaccatcaccatcaccatcaccatcaccatcaccatcaccatcaccaccatcaccatcaccatcaccatcaccatcatcaccatcgctCAGTTAGACAG caccactaccatcactaccaccatcactaccaccatcaccaccatcactaccactaccactaccaccaccaccatcaccaccatcactaccactaccactaccaccaccaccatcaccaccacctcccaaacgCCATTAAACCCTATTATTTCTCAACACCTCCCACAGGTGGCTGTCAGATGCGAAGGGAACATTGACTCAACTGAAATCGCCACCTTGAGTCCGGAGGCCCTCAGCTTCGACCCCAGCAAGCAGGAGCCCCAGGAGGAGCAGGagcccctggaggaggaggagacgctggaggaggagaaggaagagagaacgAAGGAGGATCTGACAAGCGAGAGAGAGGAATACAAGGTGAAAAAAGGCAGAAAAAAGGATGAAAATGGAGAGCTGGATAATACTAATACG gcgtGGCTGGAGCAGGCAACAGCGAGCCTTCCCAAGCCCGAGGCCCTGCAGGGAGGACGGCCCGGTCTCCCCCTTCAGGCTGGGGCCACATTTGGGGCCCACCAGCCTCTGCAGGGAGGCACTCTAGGAACCCACCAGCCTCCGCAGGGAGGCACTCTAGGAACCCACCAGGCTCTACAGGGAGGCACTCTAGGGACCCACCAGGCTCTACAGGGAGGCACTCTAGGAACCCACCAGCCTCTGCAGGGAGGCACTCTAGGGACCCACCAGGCTCTACAGGGAGGCACTCTAGGAACCCACCAGCCTCTGCAGGGTCTCCACTTGGGAAGGATTCCTCCCTCCTGTGCTCTTTGCTCTAGAGAAAGGAACCTCTGTAGGATCATATCAG GTATCTTCACCAGGTCTCCTCTGCCCTACGGGTACTCCTTAGTCACCCCTGTGCCAGCGGGAGTCTGTAATCTCACCATTACTGAGATGAAGCCCTCAAAGAACTTCTTCG CTCTGCGACGATCGGACGGCACCTATGTTCTGAATGGCAACTGGGACATCCAGGCATCCGGAGAGTACATAGCGGCCGGTACCACCTTCCTCTACACCCCGTCCAGCGATGACCACGGCGAGCAGCTCTCAGCTCCTGGACCTCTCAAAGAACCCATAGACTTCATG CTTATCTCCCAGAGTCCCAACCCCGGCGTCAAGTACGAGTACAGAGTACCGCTACCAGAGTACCTCGGCAGTTCCTCCTCCAGTGGCTTAAACCCCCCGTCTGGAAGTCTGGGAAGTTCACCTGGAGGTCTGCGGCCACATATGGGCGCCCAGCTGACTCCTTTCCAGCCTCTGCCTCAGGGAACTTCAAGCTGGCGGCTCAAGGAACACCAATATCGGTCTCAGGAATCCAAGCTCAGGTGGCGTGAGCCAAGGCGTTCCTGGATTGTATCCGTATGGCAGCGGGAATACAGGGCTTCCAGCAGGCAACTTCGGGCCATCTCTTAG